A single genomic interval of Streptomyces graminofaciens harbors:
- the iolD gene encoding 3D-(3,5/4)-trihydroxycyclohexane-1,2-dione acylhydrolase (decyclizing) has translation MNTIRLTTAQALVRFLAHQYSERDGQEHRLIPGVWGIFGHGNVAGIGQALLQAATTGEADLPYYLARNEQGMVHASVAYAKMRDRLATFACTASTGPGSTNMITGAALATTNRIPVLLLPSDMFATRAADPVLQQLEDTRGGDVTVNDTFRAVSKYFDRISRPEQLIPAALAAMRVLTDPVETGAVTLALPQDVQAEAYDWPVSFFRRRVWHVGRPVPEPAAVERAAALLRGARKPLIVAGGGTVYSGAETQLRAFAEATGIPVADTHAGKGAVAWDHPYAVGGIGSTGSYAANELAREADVILGIGTRYSDFTTASHTVFANPDATFVNLNVARLDAVKHSAEPLVADARLGIQALAGALTDWEVDQEYRDRTRQLIARTRKIEEECFAPDRSTGDLPAQTQILGALNDVLGDRDVVINAAGSMPGDLQQLWRARDPKAYHVEYAYSCMGYEVAAGVGAKMADPSREVVVLVGDGSYLMMAQEIVTMVSEGLKVIIVLVQNHGFASIGALSESLGSQRFGTKYRFRDEDSGRLDGGILPVDLAANAASLGADVLHATTVDEFRTAMEKAKAATHTTVVHVETDLYGPNPPGHGWWDVPVSQTSALDTTRTAYETYAAHKRTQRHYL, from the coding sequence ATGAACACCATCCGACTCACCACCGCCCAGGCGCTCGTACGCTTCCTGGCCCACCAGTACAGCGAACGCGACGGCCAGGAACACCGTCTCATCCCCGGTGTGTGGGGCATCTTCGGGCACGGCAACGTCGCCGGCATCGGCCAGGCACTGTTGCAGGCAGCCACGACCGGCGAAGCCGACCTGCCCTACTACCTCGCCCGCAACGAACAGGGCATGGTCCACGCCTCCGTCGCCTACGCCAAGATGCGTGACCGGCTGGCCACCTTCGCCTGCACCGCCTCCACCGGCCCCGGCTCCACCAACATGATCACCGGCGCGGCGCTCGCCACCACCAACCGCATCCCGGTGCTGCTGCTGCCCTCCGACATGTTCGCCACCCGCGCCGCCGACCCCGTCCTCCAGCAGCTGGAGGACACCCGGGGCGGCGACGTCACCGTCAACGACACCTTCCGCGCCGTATCCAAGTACTTCGACCGCATCTCGCGTCCCGAGCAGCTGATCCCGGCCGCACTCGCCGCGATGCGGGTACTGACCGACCCCGTCGAGACCGGCGCCGTCACCCTCGCCCTCCCGCAGGACGTGCAGGCCGAAGCGTACGACTGGCCCGTCTCGTTCTTCCGGCGCCGGGTGTGGCATGTGGGCCGCCCGGTTCCGGAGCCGGCCGCCGTCGAGCGCGCCGCCGCCCTGCTGCGAGGCGCCCGCAAGCCGCTGATCGTCGCAGGAGGCGGCACCGTCTACTCCGGTGCCGAGACTCAGCTGCGGGCCTTCGCCGAAGCCACCGGCATCCCCGTCGCCGACACCCACGCCGGCAAGGGCGCCGTCGCCTGGGACCACCCGTACGCGGTCGGCGGGATCGGCTCGACCGGTTCGTACGCCGCGAACGAGCTGGCACGCGAGGCCGATGTGATCCTCGGGATCGGCACCCGCTACTCCGACTTCACCACCGCCAGCCACACCGTCTTCGCCAACCCCGACGCCACCTTCGTCAACCTCAACGTCGCCCGCCTGGACGCCGTGAAGCACTCCGCCGAACCCCTGGTCGCGGACGCCCGGCTCGGCATCCAGGCCCTCGCGGGCGCGCTGACGGACTGGGAGGTGGACCAGGAGTACCGCGACCGGACACGCCAACTAATCGCCCGTACAAGGAAGATCGAGGAGGAATGCTTCGCCCCGGACCGCAGCACCGGCGACCTCCCCGCTCAGACCCAGATCCTGGGCGCCCTCAACGACGTGCTCGGCGACCGTGACGTGGTCATCAACGCGGCAGGCTCCATGCCCGGCGACCTGCAACAGCTGTGGCGGGCGAGGGACCCGAAGGCCTACCACGTCGAGTACGCCTACTCCTGCATGGGCTACGAGGTCGCCGCCGGCGTCGGCGCCAAGATGGCCGACCCCTCGCGCGAGGTCGTCGTCCTGGTCGGCGACGGCTCCTATCTGATGATGGCCCAGGAGATCGTCACCATGGTCTCCGAAGGACTGAAGGTCATCATCGTCCTCGTCCAGAACCACGGCTTCGCCTCCATCGGCGCCCTGTCGGAGTCCCTCGGCTCGCAGCGCTTCGGCACCAAGTACCGCTTCCGCGACGAGGACTCGGGCCGCCTCGACGGCGGCATCCTCCCCGTCGACCTCGCCGCCAACGCCGCCTCCCTCGGCGCGGACGTCCTGCACGCCACCACCGTCGACGAATTCCGCACCGCGATGGAGAAGGCGAAAGCCGCCACCCACACCACGGTCGTGCACGTCGAGACCGACCTCTACGGGCCCAACCCACCCGGCCACGGCTGGTGGGACGTCCCCGTCAGCCAGACCTCCGCCCTCGACACCACCCGCACCGCGTACGAGACATACGCCGCCCACAAGCGCACCCAGCGGCACTACCTGTAA
- a CDS encoding CoA-acylating methylmalonate-semialdehyde dehydrogenase, which produces MTTIQHWINGSPTPGSAANTQPVFNPATGAEQAQVVLGGTADVDTAVAAASAAFETWSESSLSQRTQVMFAFRQLLVEHEEELGRIISAEHGKTVDDARGEITRGREVVEFACGLGDVLKGSFSDQVSRGVDVHNFRQPLGVVAGITPFNFPAMVPLWMHPIAIATGNTFILKPSERDPSAANFVAELYQKAGLPDGVFNVVHGGKPAVDAILTHPGIEAVSFVGSTPIAKYVHETATAHGKRVQALGGAKNHAVVLPDADLEFAANHITAGAYGSAGERCMAVSVAIAVGDAADKLVEILQRKAREVKVGPGDQPGIDMGPLVTKTAQERVENAVGGAATQGATVVVDGRGLKIDGHEDGFFTGPSLLDHVTTDMDAYKEELFGPVLAVIRTDSLDHAIDLINANPYGNGTALFTASGEAARRFQRTIKVGMIGINVPVPVPMSYYSFGGWKDSLIGDSPIHGPEGIRFYTRPKVVTTRWPQPAQQVNAGFNFPTST; this is translated from the coding sequence GTGACTACCATCCAGCACTGGATCAACGGCAGCCCCACCCCGGGCTCCGCCGCCAACACCCAGCCGGTGTTCAACCCGGCCACCGGTGCCGAGCAGGCACAGGTGGTCCTGGGCGGCACCGCCGACGTGGACACCGCCGTCGCAGCTGCTTCCGCCGCGTTCGAGACCTGGTCGGAGTCCTCGCTCAGCCAGCGCACCCAGGTGATGTTCGCCTTCCGCCAGTTGCTCGTCGAGCACGAGGAGGAACTCGGGCGGATCATCTCCGCCGAGCACGGCAAGACCGTCGACGACGCACGCGGCGAGATCACCCGCGGCCGCGAGGTCGTGGAGTTCGCCTGCGGCCTCGGCGACGTGCTGAAGGGCTCCTTCTCCGACCAGGTCTCACGCGGCGTGGACGTGCACAACTTCCGCCAGCCCCTCGGCGTCGTCGCCGGCATCACCCCCTTCAACTTCCCCGCCATGGTGCCCCTGTGGATGCACCCCATCGCCATCGCCACCGGCAACACCTTCATCCTCAAGCCCAGCGAACGCGACCCGTCGGCGGCGAACTTCGTCGCCGAGCTCTACCAGAAAGCCGGCCTCCCCGACGGCGTCTTCAACGTCGTCCACGGCGGCAAGCCGGCCGTCGACGCGATCCTCACCCACCCCGGCATCGAAGCCGTCTCCTTCGTCGGCTCCACCCCCATCGCCAAGTACGTCCACGAGACCGCGACCGCCCACGGCAAACGCGTCCAGGCCCTCGGCGGCGCCAAGAACCACGCCGTCGTCCTCCCCGACGCCGACCTCGAATTCGCCGCCAACCACATCACCGCCGGCGCCTACGGCTCCGCCGGCGAACGCTGTATGGCCGTCTCCGTCGCCATCGCCGTCGGCGACGCCGCCGACAAGCTCGTCGAGATCCTCCAGCGCAAGGCCCGCGAGGTGAAGGTCGGCCCCGGCGACCAGCCCGGCATCGACATGGGCCCACTCGTCACCAAGACCGCCCAGGAACGCGTCGAGAACGCGGTCGGCGGCGCCGCCACCCAAGGGGCCACCGTCGTCGTCGACGGACGCGGCCTCAAGATCGACGGCCACGAGGACGGCTTCTTCACCGGCCCCTCCCTCCTCGACCACGTCACCACCGACATGGACGCCTACAAGGAAGAGCTGTTCGGCCCCGTCCTCGCCGTCATCCGCACCGACTCCCTCGACCACGCCATCGACCTCATCAACGCCAACCCCTACGGCAACGGCACCGCCCTCTTCACCGCCTCCGGCGAAGCCGCCCGCCGCTTCCAGCGCACCATCAAGGTCGGCATGATCGGCATCAACGTCCCCGTGCCCGTGCCGATGTCGTACTACTCCTTCGGCGGCTGGAAGGACTCCCTCATCGGCGACTCCCCCATCCACGGCCCCGAAGGCATCCGCTTCTACACCCGCCCCAAGGTCGTCACCACACGCTGGCCCCAGCCCGCCCAGCAAGTGAACGCCGGCTTCAACTTCCCCACCAGCACCTGA
- a CDS encoding sugar porter family MFS transporter, which yields MGVRDDATQAPAPSTAAMGDTSPKVYRRLRTITVIATFGGLLFGYDTGVISGALPFMALSPGEGGLGLTPLTEGVVASSLVLGAAFGALFGGRLCDHHGRRRTILGLAVLFFVGALGTALAPDLWVMVLFRVLLGLAVGGASATVPVFLAELAPAERRGRLVTQNELMIVTGQLLAYTSNAVIAETVGEGGVWRWMLAIASVPAVLLWAGMLFVPESPRWLASRGRYEEAERTLGLVRDADVVAVEFAAIKERVVADAREPRAGWGDLRTPWIRRIVTFGFGLAALTQLTGVNSIMYFAPTILLDTGLGTQAALTATIANGVVAVLSVSTGMYLLGRYGRRPMLLTGQIGVTVSLVLIAFCFLVLPESTARSYLVLASMLTFLLFMQGCIATVFWLMLSEIFPLRLRGFAMGTAVFGTWMANFLVTLVFPPLIDAIGGFTFLIFAAINAATFLHYLRTVPETRGRSMEAIESHFRGQYAT from the coding sequence ATGGGCGTCAGGGACGACGCGACTCAGGCCCCCGCACCGAGCACCGCCGCCATGGGCGACACCTCGCCGAAGGTCTACCGGAGGCTGCGGACCATCACGGTCATCGCGACCTTCGGTGGGCTCCTCTTCGGCTACGACACCGGAGTCATCTCCGGAGCACTGCCCTTCATGGCCCTCTCGCCCGGGGAGGGCGGGCTCGGCCTCACCCCGCTGACCGAAGGCGTCGTCGCCTCGTCCCTCGTGCTCGGCGCGGCGTTCGGCGCACTGTTCGGCGGCCGGCTCTGCGACCACCATGGGCGCAGGCGGACGATCCTCGGGCTCGCCGTGCTGTTCTTCGTCGGCGCGCTCGGCACCGCGCTCGCCCCGGACCTCTGGGTGATGGTCCTCTTCCGGGTGCTGCTCGGGCTGGCCGTCGGCGGGGCGTCGGCGACGGTGCCGGTGTTCCTCGCGGAGCTGGCTCCGGCCGAGCGCCGAGGGCGTCTGGTGACCCAGAACGAGCTGATGATCGTGACGGGTCAGCTGCTGGCCTACACCTCGAACGCGGTCATCGCCGAGACCGTGGGCGAGGGGGGCGTGTGGCGCTGGATGCTCGCGATCGCCTCGGTGCCCGCCGTGCTGCTCTGGGCCGGCATGCTGTTCGTGCCCGAGTCGCCGCGCTGGCTGGCCTCGCGCGGCCGGTACGAGGAGGCCGAACGCACGCTGGGCCTCGTCCGTGACGCGGATGTCGTCGCCGTGGAGTTCGCGGCGATCAAGGAGCGGGTCGTCGCCGACGCCCGCGAGCCCCGGGCCGGCTGGGGTGACCTGCGCACCCCGTGGATCCGGCGCATCGTGACGTTCGGGTTCGGGCTTGCCGCCCTGACCCAACTGACCGGCGTCAACTCGATCATGTACTTTGCGCCGACGATCCTGCTGGACACCGGTCTGGGTACACAGGCCGCCCTGACCGCGACGATCGCGAACGGGGTCGTGGCCGTGCTCTCGGTCTCGACGGGCATGTATCTGCTCGGCCGGTACGGCCGACGCCCAATGCTGCTCACCGGTCAGATCGGCGTCACCGTCTCGCTCGTGCTGATCGCGTTCTGCTTCCTGGTCCTGCCCGAGTCGACCGCGCGCAGCTACCTCGTGCTCGCGTCGATGCTGACGTTCCTGCTGTTCATGCAGGGGTGCATCGCGACCGTGTTCTGGCTGATGCTCTCGGAGATCTTCCCGCTCCGGCTGCGCGGCTTCGCGATGGGTACGGCCGTCTTCGGCACCTGGATGGCGAACTTCCTGGTGACCCTGGTGTTCCCGCCGCTGATCGACGCGATCGGCGGGTTTACCTTCCTGATCTTCGCCGCGATCAACGCCGCCACCTTCCTCCATTACCTGCGCACCGTTCCCGAGACCCGGGGGCGCTCGATGGAAGCCATCGAGTCCCACTTCCGCGGACAGTACGCCACCTGA
- a CDS encoding Gfo/Idh/MocA family protein, with translation MTTSAKPLSVAVIGAGMAGRSHAAGYRNVNTVFGAGLPPVRLAAIADANVALAEDAARRYGFEKALPSWEAVVEDPTIDAVSIVVGNALHRPIAEALVAAGKHVLCEKPLAGSLEDARAMAGLERSAEVVTAVGYTFRRSPGIAAIRDHVRRGELGDLTLFSGRYWCDYATDPNGPLSWRFKGGPGSGALGDVGSHVIDAAEYVAGPIASVSGAALSTQIPKRPLPLGAVVGHNAAPVSDEFGEVENEDTASFTARFESGLVGTFSVTRTGFGLPNGLFFDVLGLGGRAAFDQHRPAEYLFDDAQPDARTRGARQIIAGPQMPYFAGGVPMEAPGVGASNGDNFTYQARAFLDQVAGVAEPLPACATFADALRTMEIIKAVVESSQAGGAAVTVPPTA, from the coding sequence ATGACCACGTCCGCCAAGCCTCTGTCAGTCGCCGTGATCGGTGCCGGTATGGCCGGCCGCAGCCACGCCGCCGGTTACCGCAATGTCAACACGGTCTTCGGCGCCGGTCTGCCGCCGGTGCGGCTGGCCGCGATAGCCGACGCCAATGTCGCACTCGCCGAGGACGCCGCCCGCCGTTACGGGTTCGAGAAGGCGCTCCCCAGCTGGGAGGCCGTCGTCGAGGACCCGACGATCGACGCCGTCAGCATCGTCGTGGGCAACGCCCTGCACCGGCCGATCGCGGAGGCCCTGGTCGCGGCAGGCAAGCACGTGCTGTGCGAGAAGCCGCTCGCCGGGTCGCTGGAAGACGCCCGCGCGATGGCCGGGTTGGAGCGTTCCGCCGAGGTCGTGACGGCCGTGGGCTACACCTTCCGCCGCTCCCCCGGTATCGCCGCGATCCGCGACCATGTGCGGCGCGGTGAGCTGGGTGACCTGACCCTGTTCAGCGGCCGGTACTGGTGCGACTACGCGACCGACCCGAACGGCCCGCTGAGCTGGCGCTTCAAGGGCGGCCCGGGTTCCGGCGCGCTGGGTGACGTCGGCTCGCACGTCATCGACGCCGCCGAGTACGTGGCCGGGCCCATCGCCTCCGTCTCCGGTGCCGCGCTGTCGACGCAGATCCCCAAGCGTCCGCTGCCGCTGGGCGCGGTCGTCGGCCACAACGCGGCTCCCGTCTCCGACGAGTTCGGCGAGGTCGAGAACGAGGACACCGCGTCGTTCACGGCCCGCTTCGAGTCCGGGCTCGTGGGCACCTTCTCGGTGACGCGCACCGGCTTCGGCCTGCCCAACGGGCTGTTCTTCGACGTCCTGGGCCTCGGCGGCCGGGCCGCGTTCGACCAGCACCGGCCCGCCGAGTACCTCTTCGACGACGCCCAGCCCGACGCCCGTACACGCGGCGCCCGGCAGATCATCGCCGGCCCGCAGATGCCGTACTTCGCGGGCGGTGTCCCGATGGAGGCGCCGGGTGTGGGCGCCAGCAACGGCGACAACTTCACCTACCAGGCCCGCGCCTTCCTCGACCAGGTCGCGGGGGTGGCCGAGCCGCTGCCGGCCTGCGCCACGTTCGCCGACGCGCTGCGGACGATGGAGATCATCAAGGCCGTCGTCGAGTCCTCCCAGGCCGGCGGCGCCGCCGTCACGGTCCCGCCCACCGCCTGA
- a CDS encoding IS110 family transposase, translating into MITLCMPAAFPAAHAVEAAAEPRVVVLGVDTHKDAHVAVLDHLGGLLSSGEFPATAVGYGQLLDWTRQCGTVLRAGLECTGSYGAGLARYLATQQVCGGGGQSA; encoded by the coding sequence GTGATCACCCTCTGCATGCCTGCGGCCTTTCCTGCTGCCCACGCTGTCGAGGCCGCGGCCGAGCCGCGCGTGGTGGTGCTCGGCGTCGACACTCACAAGGACGCGCACGTCGCCGTCCTTGACCACCTTGGCGGACTGCTGAGCAGTGGGGAGTTCCCGGCCACCGCGGTCGGCTACGGCCAGCTTCTTGACTGGACACGTCAGTGCGGGACGGTGCTGCGGGCTGGGTTGGAGTGCACCGGCTCCTACGGTGCGGGACTGGCCCGCTACCTCGCGACCCAGCAGGTTTGCGGTGGTGGAGGTCAATCAGCCTGA
- a CDS encoding RNA-guided endonuclease InsQ/TnpB family protein encodes MKLVVQVKLMPEAEQAAALLATLRTVNEAANRVSAVAFEQGVPREYELRKHTYAELKSRGLGAQAAQHTIKKVRDAYTTLKANIKAGNLGRPGSKRRRKAESKPIAFRPEAAQPYDDRCLSWQYDAQTVSIWTTAGRIRGVRFACSANGLKMLREHRQGESDLVERDGVFYLIATCEVPEEKSYEPDGFIGVDLGIVNIATTSTGYQAAGRDLNRHRKRHGDLRAKLQRKGTKSAKRLLKKRNRREQRHVSNTNHVIAKRIVAEAERTSAGIALEDLGGIRQRVRLRKPQRVTLHSWAFAQLGEFIAYKARRAGVPVVHVDPAYTSQTCCECGHVDKKNRVDQALFICRNCGVVAHADRNASHNIAQRGAVVWNAGRESRVPATP; translated from the coding sequence GTGAAACTCGTTGTGCAGGTGAAGCTGATGCCGGAGGCCGAGCAGGCCGCCGCACTTCTCGCGACCCTGCGCACGGTCAACGAGGCCGCGAACCGGGTGTCGGCGGTGGCGTTCGAGCAGGGTGTGCCGCGCGAGTACGAGCTGCGCAAGCACACCTACGCGGAGTTGAAGTCGAGAGGGCTGGGGGCGCAAGCGGCCCAGCACACCATCAAGAAGGTCCGCGACGCTTACACGACGCTCAAGGCCAACATCAAGGCCGGGAACCTCGGCAGACCGGGCTCGAAGCGGCGCAGGAAGGCCGAGTCCAAGCCCATCGCCTTTCGGCCCGAGGCAGCCCAGCCGTACGACGACCGGTGCCTGAGCTGGCAGTACGACGCGCAGACGGTGTCCATCTGGACCACCGCCGGACGCATCCGGGGTGTGCGGTTCGCCTGCTCCGCCAACGGCCTCAAGATGCTGCGCGAACACCGTCAGGGCGAATCGGATCTGGTGGAACGCGACGGCGTGTTCTACCTGATCGCCACCTGCGAGGTCCCCGAAGAGAAGAGTTACGAGCCCGACGGGTTCATCGGCGTCGACCTCGGCATCGTCAACATCGCCACCACGTCCACCGGCTACCAGGCCGCCGGGCGCGACCTGAACCGGCATCGCAAACGCCACGGCGATCTACGCGCCAAGCTCCAGCGCAAGGGCACCAAGTCCGCCAAGCGGCTACTGAAGAAGCGCAACCGGCGCGAGCAGCGCCATGTCTCCAACACCAACCACGTCATCGCGAAACGAATCGTGGCCGAGGCTGAACGCACCTCGGCCGGAATCGCCCTGGAAGACCTGGGCGGCATCCGGCAGAGGGTACGGCTCCGCAAGCCCCAACGGGTCACGCTCCATTCCTGGGCCTTCGCTCAGCTCGGAGAGTTCATCGCGTACAAGGCACGCCGCGCAGGCGTGCCCGTGGTTCACGTCGACCCCGCCTACACCTCGCAGACGTGCTGCGAGTGCGGGCACGTCGACAAGAAGAACCGGGTCGACCAGGCCCTCTTCATCTGCCGGAACTGCGGGGTCGTTGCCCACGCGGACCGGAACGCTTCCCACAACATCGCCCAACGTGGCGCCGTGGTGTGGAACGCGGGGCGTGAGTCACGCGTCCCTGCCACCCCGTAA
- the tnpA gene encoding IS200/IS605 family transposase: MSPRWEPNPNIRRGRTVVYTLHAHLVFTPRYRRGPFTDEILRRCEEVMRDVCADFNTELVEFNGERDHVHLLVHYPPKVALSRLVGSLKGVSARRLRQEFPAHIRKYLWGDHFWSPSYFAASCGGAPLEIIKEYIENQKRPG, encoded by the coding sequence ATGTCACCACGCTGGGAGCCAAACCCCAATATTCGCAGGGGCAGAACAGTCGTCTACACCCTTCACGCACACTTGGTCTTCACACCCAGGTATCGGCGCGGCCCGTTCACTGATGAGATCCTTCGGCGCTGCGAGGAAGTCATGCGTGACGTGTGCGCGGACTTCAACACCGAGCTGGTGGAGTTCAACGGGGAGAGGGACCACGTCCACCTGCTGGTGCACTACCCGCCCAAAGTCGCCTTGTCCCGGCTGGTCGGCTCCCTCAAGGGTGTCTCCGCCCGGCGGCTCCGTCAGGAGTTCCCAGCCCATATCCGCAAGTACCTGTGGGGTGACCACTTCTGGTCGCCTTCGTACTTCGCCGCCTCGTGCGGCGGAGCACCGCTGGAGATCATCAAGGAGTACATCGAGAACCAGAAGCGACCTGGCTGA
- a CDS encoding ATP-binding cassette domain-containing protein: MTTPLLRLEGVSKSFLGTHALQDISLEVDAGKVLCLLGDNGAGKSTLIKILSGFHKPTTGTIEVNGAPAVFDSPRDASAQGIATVHQFGGTFPLMGVGRCFFVGAEPTKGWGPFKLFDKKLAGEIAVREMQSLGITRVTDGARLVGSLSGGERQALAIARAVYFGANVLILDEPTAALGVKEAAHVLRIIMQARAKGVAVILVTHNVRHAMMVGDHFAVLIRGQKADDFRKGERTREEITDLMAGGEAMADLEAELAELQAGA; the protein is encoded by the coding sequence ATGACCACACCCCTTCTGCGCCTGGAAGGCGTCAGCAAGTCCTTCCTCGGCACCCACGCGCTGCAGGACATCTCCCTGGAGGTGGACGCCGGAAAGGTGCTGTGCCTACTCGGCGACAACGGTGCCGGCAAGTCGACCCTCATCAAGATCCTCTCCGGGTTCCACAAGCCGACCACCGGCACCATCGAGGTCAACGGCGCCCCGGCCGTCTTCGACAGTCCGCGCGACGCCAGCGCCCAGGGCATCGCCACCGTCCACCAGTTCGGCGGTACGTTCCCGTTGATGGGCGTCGGCCGCTGCTTCTTCGTCGGGGCCGAACCCACCAAGGGCTGGGGCCCGTTCAAGTTGTTCGACAAGAAACTGGCGGGCGAGATCGCCGTCCGCGAGATGCAGTCCCTCGGCATCACCCGCGTCACCGACGGCGCCCGCCTGGTCGGCAGCCTCTCCGGCGGCGAGCGCCAGGCCCTGGCCATCGCCCGCGCCGTCTACTTCGGCGCCAACGTCCTCATCCTCGACGAACCCACCGCCGCCCTCGGTGTCAAGGAAGCCGCCCACGTCCTGCGCATCATCATGCAGGCCCGCGCCAAGGGCGTCGCCGTCATCCTCGTCACCCACAACGTGCGCCACGCCATGATGGTCGGCGACCACTTCGCCGTCCTCATCCGCGGCCAGAAGGCCGACGACTTCCGCAAGGGCGAACGGACCCGCGAGGAGATCACCGACCTCATGGCCGGCGGCGAGGCCATGGCCGACCTCGAGGCCGAACTCGCGGAGCTTCAGGCCGGCGCCTGA
- a CDS encoding ABC transporter permease: protein MTTSLPKTTAGPETAVIPAKQSESRLGQLRHRPEAGALIGTLSVFVFFAIFGGEKFLAQAGAASWLNIAAELGIIAIPVGLLMIAGELDVSVGSVLAGSSMTLAIVSGHWGAPMIVGIVIALALGLLTGLINGILVTRSNVPSLVVTLATLFALSGLTLGLSRFTTGTTSVAIAPDPTSKAIFGQLIGGQFEVAIFWWIAVAVAVTVLLQAMPYGNWIFAIGGDKESARANGIPVARVKISLYMASGFCAALVGVIQTILYNGAQVANGQSFVFNSIIAVVIGGVLLQGGYGSVVGVVLGTLTFAIVNQGIYFTGWNSDWAALILGVLILAAVLMNNTFRRLALSHKPRSAKKA, encoded by the coding sequence ATGACAACCTCCCTCCCGAAGACGACGGCCGGCCCGGAGACCGCCGTCATACCGGCGAAGCAATCCGAGAGTCGGCTGGGGCAGCTGCGCCATCGCCCCGAGGCTGGAGCGCTCATCGGAACACTGAGTGTCTTCGTCTTCTTCGCGATCTTCGGCGGTGAGAAGTTCCTCGCCCAGGCGGGGGCAGCGAGCTGGCTGAACATCGCCGCAGAACTCGGCATCATCGCCATCCCCGTCGGGCTGCTGATGATCGCCGGCGAACTCGACGTGTCCGTGGGCTCGGTGCTCGCGGGCAGCTCGATGACGCTGGCCATCGTGTCCGGGCACTGGGGCGCGCCGATGATCGTCGGCATCGTGATCGCACTCGCGCTGGGTCTGCTCACCGGCCTGATCAACGGAATTCTCGTCACCAGGAGCAACGTCCCCTCCCTGGTCGTCACCCTGGCCACCCTGTTCGCGCTCTCCGGGCTCACCCTCGGCCTGTCCCGGTTCACGACCGGTACCACCAGCGTCGCCATCGCCCCCGACCCCACCTCCAAGGCGATCTTCGGACAACTGATCGGCGGCCAGTTCGAGGTCGCGATCTTCTGGTGGATCGCCGTGGCCGTCGCCGTCACCGTGCTGCTGCAGGCCATGCCGTACGGCAACTGGATCTTCGCCATCGGCGGTGACAAGGAGAGCGCCCGCGCCAACGGCATCCCCGTCGCCCGCGTGAAGATCTCCCTGTACATGGCCAGCGGATTCTGCGCCGCCCTCGTCGGCGTGATCCAGACCATCCTCTACAACGGCGCCCAGGTCGCCAACGGCCAGTCCTTCGTCTTCAACTCCATCATCGCCGTGGTCATCGGCGGCGTACTGCTCCAGGGCGGCTACGGCTCGGTCGTCGGCGTCGTACTGGGAACCCTCACCTTCGCCATCGTCAACCAGGGCATCTACTTCACCGGCTGGAACTCCGACTGGGCCGCCCTGATCCTCGGCGTCCTCATCCTTGCGGCGGTGCTGATGAACAACACGTTCCGCCGGCTCGCCCTGTCCCACAAGCCCCGCTCCGCGAAGAAGGCCTGA